A stretch of the Mycolicibacterium celeriflavum genome encodes the following:
- a CDS encoding ABC-F family ATP-binding cassette domain-containing protein, protein MSSIVCSNLSFAWSDDTPLFEQLSFTVGEGRTGLVAPNGAGKSALLKLIAGELTPTAGAVTVDGTLGYLPQTLPYDGQRTVAEILDIAPVVEALNALAGGETDADLFTTIGDDWDIEERTRAQLDRLGLDHVSLGRRLGTLSGGEVVTIGLAGQLLKRPDVLLLDEPTNNLDVDARHRLYDALGDFTGCLLLVSHDRVLLDRMDRIAELHNGEITFYGGNFTMYAESVSEQQRVAESEVRSAEQHLKREKRERQQARERAARRAGTAARNLKDAGLPKIVAGARKRRAQESAGRIDGVNAARVSDARARLDEAEREVRDDDVLVLDLPDTDVPTGRVVLSANGLRARAGGRTLLADVDLSVRGPERIALTGRNGTGKSTLLRILSGDLEPDDGTVQRADGRVAYLSQRLDLLDPRCTVAESLAAYAPSLSHTRRMHLLAQFLFQGDRIHLRVGALSGGERLRATLACVLYAEPAPQLLLLDEPTNNLDLVSVGQLQSALNAYRGAFIVVSHDERFLADIGVQRRLQLSDGHLESAHRGVSRAR, encoded by the coding sequence ATGTCTTCCATCGTCTGTTCCAACCTGTCCTTCGCGTGGTCCGACGACACGCCGCTCTTTGAGCAGCTGTCTTTCACCGTCGGCGAGGGCCGCACCGGTCTGGTCGCCCCGAACGGTGCGGGCAAGAGCGCGCTGCTCAAGCTCATCGCCGGCGAGCTCACGCCCACGGCCGGCGCCGTCACGGTCGACGGCACCCTCGGTTACCTACCCCAGACGCTGCCGTACGACGGCCAGCGGACCGTCGCGGAGATACTCGACATCGCCCCCGTCGTCGAGGCGTTGAACGCGCTGGCCGGCGGGGAGACCGACGCCGACCTCTTCACCACGATCGGCGACGACTGGGACATCGAGGAGCGGACGCGGGCCCAACTCGACCGGCTCGGCCTCGACCACGTCTCGCTCGGCCGGCGGCTCGGCACGTTGTCCGGCGGCGAGGTCGTCACCATCGGGCTCGCCGGTCAGCTGCTCAAGCGTCCCGATGTGTTGCTGCTCGACGAGCCGACGAACAACCTCGACGTCGACGCGCGGCACCGGCTCTACGACGCGCTCGGCGACTTCACCGGCTGCCTGTTGCTGGTCAGCCACGACCGCGTGCTGCTGGACCGGATGGACCGCATTGCCGAGCTTCACAACGGTGAAATCACCTTCTACGGCGGCAATTTCACCATGTACGCCGAGTCGGTGAGCGAACAGCAACGTGTCGCCGAGAGCGAGGTGCGCAGCGCCGAACAACACCTCAAACGCGAGAAGCGGGAACGGCAGCAGGCGCGCGAGCGGGCGGCCCGGCGAGCCGGTACCGCGGCGCGCAACCTCAAGGACGCCGGCCTGCCGAAAATCGTTGCGGGGGCGAGGAAGCGGCGGGCCCAGGAGTCGGCGGGCCGCATCGATGGGGTCAACGCGGCGCGCGTCAGCGACGCCAGAGCCCGCCTCGACGAGGCCGAGCGGGAGGTGCGCGACGACGACGTCCTCGTCCTCGATCTGCCCGATACCGATGTGCCCACCGGACGTGTTGTCCTCAGCGCCAACGGACTACGTGCCCGCGCAGGCGGGCGGACGCTGCTCGCGGACGTCGACCTGTCGGTCCGCGGTCCCGAACGCATCGCGCTGACCGGGCGCAACGGGACGGGCAAGTCGACGCTGCTGCGCATCCTCAGCGGTGATCTGGAACCTGACGACGGCACGGTGCAGCGCGCCGACGGTCGGGTGGCATACCTGTCACAGCGGCTCGACCTGCTGGATCCGCGGTGCACGGTCGCCGAGAGCCTGGCCGCGTATGCGCCGAGCCTTTCGCACACCCGTCGTATGCACCTGCTGGCGCAGTTTCTGTTTCAGGGTGATCGGATCCACCTGCGGGTGGGTGCGCTGTCCGGCGGCGAGCGGCTACGCGCGACTCTGGCCTGCGTGCTCTACGCCGAACCGGCGCCACAACTGCTGCTGCTCGATGAGCCGACCAACAACCTCGACTTGGTCAGCGTCGGGCAACTCCAGTCGGCGCTCAACGCTTACCGGGGCGCGTTCATCGTCGTCAGCCACGACGAGCGGTTCCTCGCCGACATCGGGGTGCAACGTCGGCTGCAGCTGTCCGACGGCCACCTCGAATCAGCGCACCGAGGGGTGTCGAGGGCACGGTAA
- a CDS encoding ESX-1 secretion-associated protein, with product MSQLNVQTDGVRSYAQIHDRVATDLSQVIGTDASEAAGVQASHGTIASAVGAALSSALGTRRGTVQATARSGETISELLREAARRYDEGDQAGADKLRAAAEALESPQGGAGRPAAPAGPAAATTSPAGGDQMAGQLLGQVGQQVGQAVGGLTASLAGLAQGLGQVPQQVMQAVQGAAGSTADAETRRDAYDEDMRDAADDRAEESRAQDRTPHTERAIDDQPVGHADAGAAASGRAPDVPAEPQRPQPAQTRPQVD from the coding sequence ATGAGCCAGTTGAATGTGCAGACCGACGGGGTCCGGTCCTACGCCCAAATCCACGACCGGGTCGCGACGGACCTGTCGCAGGTGATCGGCACCGACGCCAGTGAAGCGGCCGGTGTGCAGGCCAGCCACGGCACCATCGCCTCCGCGGTGGGCGCCGCGCTGTCGAGCGCACTCGGCACCCGACGCGGCACCGTGCAAGCCACCGCCCGGTCCGGCGAGACGATCTCCGAGCTGCTGCGCGAGGCCGCTCGCAGGTACGACGAGGGTGACCAGGCGGGCGCCGACAAGTTGCGCGCCGCCGCCGAAGCCCTGGAGTCACCACAGGGCGGTGCCGGCCGCCCTGCGGCCCCGGCCGGGCCCGCGGCAGCAACCACAAGTCCGGCGGGCGGCGATCAGATGGCCGGCCAGCTGCTCGGCCAGGTCGGCCAGCAGGTGGGGCAGGCGGTCGGCGGGCTGACGGCGTCACTGGCCGGCCTCGCGCAAGGGTTGGGCCAGGTTCCACAGCAGGTCATGCAGGCCGTGCAAGGCGCCGCCGGCTCGACGGCCGACGCCGAGACGCGCCGTGACGCGTACGACGAAGACATGCGCGACGCCGCAGACGACCGCGCTGAGGAGTCCCGGGCGCAGGATCGGACGCCGCATACCGAGCGCGCGATCGACGACCAGCCGGTCGGCCACGCTGATGCGGGCGCGGCGGCGAGCGGTCGGGCGCCGGACGTACCGGCCGAGCCACAGCGGCCGCAGCCGGCGCAGACGCGCCCGCAGGTCGACTAG
- a CDS encoding AAA family ATPase, protein MPIEWVTSPPGPALDSIGAGLRNRSGAVLIGPAGVGKTTLARAAVDRFGAEYPRVDWVTATTPMAAVPFAAVSHLIEVPETGKTADVLRCARESLGDGRLLVIDDAHLLDTLSAALVYQLAVGAAAKLIVSVAPNGVMAEGVSALWEDELVERIGLEPPGHDDSRLAARVAEFVAALPTVAHRVLEYLAVDDPLALAELEALAGRDAVDNASTHGAVVVDDGWVRPAHPLFADAVRNALGGPELRRLRGEVVDRLAARAGDTAVDRLRRAVLAVDSDNPQQPAEVAAAAAEALRLGDLALSERLARAALHRAPDLSTRLTLGYALAWQGRGRDADAVLAEVDSAALSEDELMAWALPRAANQFWMLSEPERATAFLRATRNRVTSPMARTTLDALSATFAMNAGSVSRAVELADEVLASPAADDTAVGWAAAAAALSSARTGRFAEVDALADRAIAAGHPGLLRFTSGFGQTTALVMAGKLDRAHELARQLTDFAQLQQPGRAIGEVLVADVLIAKGQLDDAVRLLRRAASVLSPTGYSWAPLAWMLLAQALGQLGAGVEAGRALARAESRHGLKSMLFAPELAVARAWTMSARRDRHGAVAATREAVRSAERGGQTAVALRALLDAVRLGDVRAGDAIGRLSAECDCATGRLALAHGRALAARDAAALAEVSQSYAAAGWHGAAADAAAQSDEHR, encoded by the coding sequence GTGCCGATTGAGTGGGTCACCTCGCCGCCCGGACCGGCACTCGATTCGATCGGCGCCGGGCTGCGCAACCGTTCCGGTGCGGTGTTGATAGGGCCTGCCGGCGTAGGCAAGACGACGCTGGCGCGCGCGGCCGTGGACCGGTTCGGAGCGGAGTACCCACGCGTCGACTGGGTGACCGCGACCACGCCGATGGCTGCGGTGCCGTTCGCGGCGGTCAGCCACCTGATCGAGGTGCCCGAAACTGGTAAGACGGCAGACGTGTTGCGCTGTGCGCGTGAGTCTCTCGGTGACGGACGCCTGCTGGTGATCGACGACGCCCATCTGCTCGACACGCTGTCAGCGGCGCTGGTGTATCAGCTCGCGGTCGGTGCAGCCGCGAAGTTGATCGTGTCGGTGGCGCCGAACGGCGTGATGGCCGAAGGGGTCTCGGCGTTGTGGGAGGACGAGCTCGTCGAGCGCATCGGGCTGGAGCCGCCGGGTCACGACGACAGCCGGCTGGCCGCTCGGGTCGCAGAGTTCGTCGCGGCCCTGCCCACTGTCGCACACCGCGTGCTGGAGTACCTCGCAGTCGACGACCCGCTGGCCCTCGCCGAACTCGAAGCCCTCGCCGGACGCGACGCCGTCGACAACGCGTCGACTCATGGCGCAGTCGTCGTCGACGACGGCTGGGTGCGTCCGGCACATCCGCTGTTCGCCGACGCGGTGCGCAACGCGTTGGGTGGCCCGGAGCTGCGGCGGTTGCGCGGTGAGGTCGTCGACCGGCTCGCGGCGCGGGCCGGCGACACCGCGGTCGACCGGTTGCGCCGAGCGGTGCTGGCGGTCGACAGCGACAACCCGCAGCAGCCCGCCGAGGTGGCCGCGGCCGCCGCGGAGGCACTGCGGCTTGGCGATCTGGCGCTCAGCGAACGGCTCGCCCGCGCCGCGCTGCATCGCGCACCGGATCTGTCGACGCGGCTGACGCTGGGTTATGCGCTGGCTTGGCAGGGCCGGGGTCGTGACGCCGACGCGGTGCTCGCGGAGGTGGACAGCGCCGCGCTCTCGGAGGACGAGTTGATGGCATGGGCGCTGCCGCGGGCCGCGAACCAATTCTGGATGCTGTCCGAGCCGGAACGGGCGACGGCGTTCCTGCGTGCGACGCGCAATCGGGTGACGTCGCCGATGGCCCGCACCACGCTGGACGCGTTGTCGGCGACGTTCGCGATGAACGCCGGAAGCGTGTCGCGGGCCGTGGAACTCGCCGACGAGGTGCTGGCATCGCCGGCGGCCGACGACACCGCGGTCGGCTGGGCCGCGGCCGCCGCGGCGTTGAGTTCGGCGCGGACAGGCCGCTTCGCCGAGGTCGACGCGTTGGCCGACCGTGCGATCGCCGCCGGACACCCGGGGCTGCTGCGGTTCACCAGTGGCTTTGGCCAGACGACGGCGTTGGTGATGGCCGGGAAACTCGACCGGGCGCATGAGCTTGCCCGGCAACTCACCGACTTCGCGCAGCTGCAGCAACCGGGCCGGGCGATCGGCGAGGTGTTGGTGGCCGACGTGCTGATCGCCAAGGGGCAGCTCGACGACGCGGTGCGGCTGCTGCGCCGCGCGGCCTCCGTCCTGTCGCCGACCGGCTACTCGTGGGCTCCGTTGGCCTGGATGCTGCTGGCCCAGGCGCTGGGCCAGCTCGGCGCCGGCGTCGAGGCGGGAAGAGCGTTGGCGCGCGCTGAATCTCGACATGGCCTCAAGTCGATGCTGTTCGCCCCGGAGCTGGCGGTGGCGCGGGCGTGGACGATGTCGGCGCGACGCGACCGGCACGGCGCCGTCGCCGCGACCCGCGAGGCGGTGCGCAGCGCGGAGCGGGGCGGGCAGACGGCCGTCGCGTTGCGCGCCCTGCTCGACGCGGTGCGGCTGGGCGACGTGCGCGCCGGCGACGCCATCGGGCGGCTCAGCGCCGAATGCGACTGCGCGACCGGACGGTTGGCACTGGCGCACGGCCGGGCGCTCGCCGCGCGTGATGCGGCCGCGCTGGCCGAGGTGTCGCAGAGCTACGCGGCGGCCGGGTGGCACGGTGCCGCGGCCGACGCGGCCGCGCAGAGCGATGAGCACCGTTGA
- a CDS encoding LOG family protein, whose protein sequence is MSGEPDRQWAVCVYCASGPAHPELLALAEEVGGAIAERGWSLVSGGGNVSAMGALAVAARSRGGHTIGVIPKALVHREVADVDADELVVTDTMRERKQVMEGRADAFIALPGGIGTLEEFFEAWTAGYLGMHAKPVVLLDPIGHYDGLLAWLHGLLDTGYVAREALDRLVVVSDVESAMAACAPRHDQGH, encoded by the coding sequence GTGTCCGGCGAACCTGACCGTCAATGGGCGGTATGCGTCTACTGCGCGTCGGGGCCGGCGCACCCCGAACTTCTCGCGCTGGCCGAGGAGGTCGGCGGGGCGATCGCCGAGCGGGGCTGGAGCCTGGTCTCCGGCGGCGGAAACGTCTCGGCGATGGGGGCGCTCGCCGTCGCGGCCAGATCCCGCGGGGGGCACACCATCGGCGTCATCCCCAAAGCGCTGGTGCATCGCGAGGTCGCCGACGTGGACGCCGACGAACTCGTCGTCACGGACACGATGCGTGAGCGCAAGCAGGTGATGGAAGGACGCGCGGACGCGTTCATCGCGCTGCCCGGCGGCATCGGCACCCTCGAGGAGTTCTTCGAAGCCTGGACAGCGGGCTATTTGGGTATGCATGCCAAACCGGTCGTGCTGCTCGATCCGATCGGGCATTACGACGGTCTGCTGGCCTGGTTGCACGGATTGCTCGACACCGGCTACGTCGCGCGGGAGGCACTGGACCGACTGGTCGTCGTGTCCGACGTCGAGTCGGCCATGGCAGCGTGCGCGCCGCGGCATGACCAGGGTCACTAG
- the fadD6 gene encoding long-chain-acyl-CoA synthetase FadD6, whose protein sequence is MTEKSGGRSSVGLLDIAARMPGLIVDVPTILRGVVTGFGARPSAKTSIGRVFQERAARHADKVFLKFGDEQVTYREANETANRYAAVLAARGVGHGDVVGIMLRNSPESVLLMLAAVKCGAIAGMLNYHQRGDVLEHSLGLLNAKAVVAETDFVEPITESGADTSGLITVDELKRLAATAPTGNPPTTAAVLAKDKAFYIFTSGTTGMPKASVMTHYRWLRALAGFGGLGMRLTSKDTLYCCLPLYHNNALTVALSSVLNSGATLALGKSFSASKFWDEVIRYDATAFVYIGEICSYLLSQPEKDTDRAHKVRVMCGNGLRPAIWDDFTERFGIERVCEFYGASEGNTAFVNVFNVPQSTGICPTPVAFVEYDPETGDPLRDDNGRVKKVRNGEAGLLLSKVSSFQPFDGYTDKKESEKKLVRNAFRDGDVWFNTGDLMRSQGFGHASFTDRLGDTFRWKGENVATTEVESAISADPQVEECTVFGVEVEGTGGRAGMAAIQLKEGQEFDGKALAKAAYRKLPGYAVPLFVRVVKELAHTSTFKSQKVDLRKEGYNVEEIDDPIYVLSGRDEGYVEFYDEYPKEVADGKKPKN, encoded by the coding sequence ATGACCGAGAAGTCGGGGGGCCGCAGCAGCGTCGGGTTGCTGGACATCGCTGCCAGGATGCCGGGCCTGATCGTGGACGTGCCGACAATCCTGCGCGGCGTGGTCACCGGCTTCGGCGCGCGGCCGTCGGCGAAGACGTCGATCGGCAGGGTGTTCCAGGAGCGCGCCGCCCGCCACGCCGACAAGGTGTTCCTGAAGTTCGGCGACGAGCAGGTCACCTACCGTGAGGCCAACGAGACCGCGAACCGCTATGCCGCGGTGCTGGCCGCCCGCGGTGTCGGGCACGGCGACGTCGTCGGCATCATGTTGCGCAACTCGCCCGAATCCGTGCTGCTGATGCTGGCTGCGGTCAAGTGCGGTGCGATCGCCGGCATGCTCAACTACCACCAGCGCGGCGATGTGCTCGAGCACAGCCTCGGCTTGCTGAACGCGAAGGCCGTGGTCGCCGAGACCGATTTCGTCGAGCCGATCACCGAGTCCGGCGCGGACACCTCGGGCCTGATCACCGTCGACGAGCTGAAGCGCCTGGCCGCCACCGCGCCCACCGGCAACCCGCCCACCACCGCGGCGGTGCTGGCCAAGGACAAGGCCTTCTACATCTTCACGTCGGGCACCACCGGCATGCCCAAGGCCAGCGTGATGACCCACTACCGCTGGCTGCGCGCACTGGCCGGGTTCGGCGGCCTCGGCATGCGGCTGACCAGCAAGGACACCTTGTACTGCTGCCTGCCGCTGTACCACAACAACGCGCTGACGGTCGCGCTGTCGTCGGTGCTCAACTCGGGTGCCACGCTGGCATTGGGCAAGTCGTTCTCGGCGTCGAAGTTCTGGGACGAGGTGATCCGCTACGACGCCACCGCGTTCGTCTACATCGGCGAGATCTGCTCCTACCTGCTCAGCCAGCCGGAGAAGGACACCGACCGCGCCCACAAGGTCCGGGTGATGTGCGGCAACGGTCTGCGCCCGGCGATCTGGGACGACTTCACCGAGCGGTTCGGCATCGAGCGGGTGTGCGAGTTCTACGGCGCCAGCGAGGGCAACACCGCGTTCGTCAACGTCTTCAACGTTCCGCAGTCGACCGGCATCTGCCCGACGCCGGTGGCGTTCGTGGAGTACGACCCGGAGACCGGCGACCCGCTGCGCGACGACAACGGCCGCGTCAAGAAGGTGCGCAACGGTGAGGCGGGGCTGCTGCTGTCCAAGGTGAGCAGCTTCCAGCCGTTCGACGGCTACACCGACAAGAAGGAGTCGGAGAAGAAGTTGGTGCGCAACGCTTTTCGTGACGGCGACGTCTGGTTCAACACCGGCGACCTGATGCGCTCGCAGGGTTTCGGGCATGCGTCGTTCACCGACCGGCTCGGTGACACCTTCCGGTGGAAGGGCGAGAACGTGGCCACCACCGAGGTGGAGTCGGCGATCTCGGCCGACCCGCAGGTCGAGGAGTGCACGGTGTTCGGCGTCGAGGTGGAAGGCACCGGCGGCCGCGCGGGGATGGCGGCGATCCAGCTCAAGGAGGGCCAGGAATTCGACGGCAAGGCGCTGGCCAAGGCCGCCTACCGCAAGCTGCCCGGGTATGCGGTGCCGCTGTTCGTTCGGGTGGTCAAGGAGCTCGCGCACACGTCGACGTTCAAGAGCCAGAAGGTCGACCTTCGCAAGGAGGGCTACAACGTCGAGGAGATCGACGACCCGATCTACGTGCTGTCCGGCCGCGACGAGGGCTACGTCGAGTTCTACGACGAGTACCCCAAAGAGGTCGCCGACGGAAAGAAGCCCAAAAACTAG
- the folP gene encoding dihydropteroate synthase, with translation MQSTFLGRPVAGDRALIMAIVNRTPDSFYDRGAAFTDDAAKAAAHRVIEEGADVVDVGGVKAGPGGLVDADEEVARVVPFIEWLRGTYPDQLISVDTWRSVVAKQACAAGADLINDTWAGHDPALPEVAAEFGAGLVCSHTGGAQPRTRPFRVNYGISERGVVDDVIAEVTAAAERAVAAGVARDAVLIDPTHDFGKNTYHGLILLRHVKELVKTGWPVLMALSNKDFVGETLGVGLTERLEGTLAATALAAAAGAAMFRVHEVAPTRRVLEMVASIQGGRPPTRTVRGLA, from the coding sequence GTGCAGTCGACGTTCCTCGGCCGACCGGTCGCCGGTGACCGGGCGCTGATCATGGCGATCGTGAACCGGACGCCGGACTCGTTCTACGACCGCGGCGCCGCGTTCACCGACGACGCCGCCAAGGCCGCTGCGCACCGGGTGATCGAGGAGGGCGCCGACGTCGTCGATGTCGGCGGGGTCAAGGCAGGACCGGGCGGACTCGTCGATGCGGACGAAGAAGTCGCCCGCGTCGTGCCGTTCATCGAATGGCTGCGCGGCACCTATCCCGACCAGCTGATCAGCGTCGACACCTGGCGCTCGGTGGTCGCGAAACAAGCCTGTGCGGCCGGTGCAGACCTGATCAACGACACCTGGGCCGGCCACGACCCCGCGTTACCCGAGGTCGCCGCGGAATTCGGCGCCGGGCTGGTGTGCTCGCACACCGGAGGCGCCCAACCGCGGACAAGGCCATTTCGGGTCAACTACGGGATCTCCGAACGCGGCGTCGTCGACGACGTGATCGCCGAGGTGACCGCGGCCGCCGAACGGGCGGTCGCGGCCGGTGTGGCGCGCGACGCGGTGCTGATCGATCCAACCCACGATTTCGGCAAGAACACTTACCACGGTCTTATTTTGTTGCGCCACGTGAAAGAGCTTGTAAAAACTGGGTGGCCGGTCCTGATGGCGCTGAGCAACAAGGATTTTGTCGGGGAGACTCTGGGTGTGGGTTTGACCGAACGCCTGGAGGGCACCCTTGCAGCCACCGCCCTGGCGGCCGCAGCCGGAGCCGCGATGTTCCGGGTGCACGAGGTCGCACCGACTCGGCGCGTACTGGAGATGGTCGCGTCGATCCAGGGCGGACGGCCGCCGACGCGCACGGTGAGGGGACTGGCATGA
- a CDS encoding glucosyl-3-phosphoglycerate synthase, giving the protein MTLTPELPGTAIRTGRWLADHSWNRPSWTIAELEAAKRGRTISVVLPALNEEDTVGSVVETIAPLAGGLVDELVVLDSGSTDDTEIRALAAGARVVSREAALPEVAPQPGKGEVLWRSLAATTGDIVVFVDSDLIDPDPMFVPKLVGPLLTADGVHLVKGFYRRPLKVSGSQDANGGGRVTELVARPLLASLRPELSCILQPLGGEYAGTRELLTSVPFAPGYGVEIGLLIDAYDRLGLDGIAQVNLGVRTHRNRPLTELATMSRQVIATLLSRCGVPDSGVGLTQFFADGDDYTPRTSAVSLADRPPMATLRPRG; this is encoded by the coding sequence ATGACACTCACTCCGGAACTGCCCGGCACCGCGATCCGCACTGGACGGTGGCTGGCCGACCACAGCTGGAACCGTCCGTCGTGGACCATCGCCGAACTCGAGGCCGCCAAGAGGGGCCGCACCATCTCGGTGGTGCTGCCCGCGTTGAACGAGGAAGACACCGTCGGCAGCGTCGTCGAGACCATCGCGCCGCTGGCGGGTGGGCTGGTCGACGAGCTGGTCGTGCTCGATTCGGGTTCCACTGACGACACTGAGATCCGCGCGTTGGCCGCCGGCGCCCGGGTGGTCAGCCGGGAGGCCGCGCTGCCCGAGGTGGCCCCGCAGCCCGGGAAGGGTGAGGTGCTGTGGCGCTCATTGGCCGCGACCACCGGCGACATCGTGGTGTTCGTCGACTCCGACCTGATCGACCCCGACCCGATGTTCGTGCCCAAACTGGTCGGCCCGCTGCTCACCGCCGACGGCGTGCACCTGGTCAAGGGCTTCTACCGCAGGCCGCTGAAGGTCAGCGGCAGCCAGGACGCCAACGGTGGCGGGCGCGTCACCGAGCTGGTGGCCCGGCCGCTGCTCGCCTCGCTGCGCCCCGAGCTCAGCTGCATTCTGCAACCGCTGGGCGGTGAGTACGCCGGCACCCGTGAGCTGTTGACGTCCGTACCGTTCGCGCCCGGCTACGGAGTGGAGATCGGGCTGCTCATCGACGCCTACGACCGGCTCGGCCTGGATGGGATCGCCCAGGTCAACCTCGGCGTGCGGACGCATCGCAACCGGCCGCTGACCGAGCTCGCCACGATGAGCAGGCAGGTCATCGCGACGCTGCTGTCGCGGTGCGGGGTGCCCGACTCCGGTGTAGGGCTGACGCAGTTCTTCGCCGACGGCGACGACTACACGCCGCGGACCTCGGCGGTGTCGCTCGCCGACCGCCCACCGATGGCGACGCTGCGCCCCCGCGGGTAG
- a CDS encoding DivIVA domain-containing protein — MTLVLLYLVVLVLIAVVLFAVGSVLFGRGEPLPPLPRETTATVLPASGVTGADVDAVKFTQTLRGYKTSEVDWVLDRLGQELDQLRGQLATLRATHGIDDDEPVEGGAHALPSEEGTES, encoded by the coding sequence GTGACCCTGGTTCTGCTGTATCTGGTCGTACTGGTCCTGATCGCTGTGGTGTTGTTCGCCGTGGGCAGCGTGCTGTTCGGCCGCGGTGAACCGCTGCCGCCCCTGCCGCGGGAGACCACCGCCACGGTGCTGCCCGCATCGGGTGTGACGGGCGCCGACGTCGACGCGGTCAAGTTCACCCAGACGCTGCGCGGCTACAAGACCAGCGAGGTGGACTGGGTGCTCGACCGGTTGGGCCAGGAGCTCGACCAGCTTCGCGGCCAGCTCGCGACGCTGCGCGCCACCCATGGCATCGATGACGACGAGCCCGTCGAGGGTGGTGCGCACGCGCTGCCGTCCGAGGAGGGAACGGAATCATGA